In Phormidium yuhuli AB48, one genomic interval encodes:
- a CDS encoding LptF/LptG family permease: protein MKSLPFRLGNLLPGFSIMDRYIIGETLPPFLFGVGAFSSIGIAVGIVFELVRQMTNANISFEIAFQVFLLQLPYYISLSFPMAMLLGTLIAYSRLSSDSELVALRSCGVSLTRIVRPALMFGLIITLITFTFDQVVVPESLYQAEQLFNRAVRSQDAILFQRNTLYPEIGRLQQGDEVREDTLVRLFYAESFNREEERMYGVIVLDRSEPTLDRLIFAESATWNPSSNVWDFFGVKSYAIAPDGSYVNIAKFDQHRYPLPRAPLDLAQDRDYPQMNLAQALARLEILKQSGREDQVRRLQIRIQQRFAIPFACIAFAIVGSALGTTPQRTSASRGFGISVLVIFGYYLLMSVGDALGLSHIIPPWFAAWLPTIVAITAGLLLLARSSRLR from the coding sequence ATGAAGTCTTTACCCTTCCGTCTGGGGAATTTGCTTCCCGGATTCTCAATCATGGACCGCTACATCATTGGCGAAACGCTTCCCCCCTTCCTCTTTGGGGTCGGGGCGTTTTCGTCCATTGGTATCGCCGTGGGGATTGTCTTTGAGTTGGTGCGGCAGATGACCAACGCCAATATCTCCTTCGAGATTGCCTTTCAGGTCTTTCTGCTGCAACTGCCCTACTATATATCTCTCTCCTTCCCCATGGCCATGCTCCTGGGAACCCTGATTGCCTATTCCCGACTCTCCAGCGACAGTGAACTGGTGGCCCTACGCAGTTGCGGGGTCAGCTTAACCCGAATCGTCCGCCCCGCTCTGATGTTCGGTCTCATCATTACCCTGATCACCTTTACCTTCGACCAAGTGGTCGTCCCCGAGAGTCTTTACCAGGCCGAACAGCTTTTTAACCGGGCCGTCCGCTCTCAAGATGCAATTCTCTTTCAGCGTAATACCCTCTATCCCGAAATTGGTCGTTTACAGCAAGGGGATGAGGTTCGCGAGGATACTCTCGTACGTTTGTTTTATGCCGAAAGCTTTAATCGAGAAGAGGAACGAATGTATGGGGTGATTGTTCTCGATCGCTCAGAACCCACCTTAGATCGTTTAATTTTCGCCGAATCAGCCACCTGGAACCCCAGCAGCAATGTCTGGGATTTCTTTGGCGTTAAAAGCTATGCGATCGCCCCCGACGGCTCCTACGTGAACATCGCCAAATTTGACCAGCATCGCTATCCCTTACCCCGCGCCCCATTAGACCTAGCCCAAGACCGAGATTATCCCCAAATGAATCTCGCCCAAGCCCTCGCCCGTCTCGAAATTCTCAAACAAAGTGGACGAGAGGATCAAGTCCGTCGCCTCCAGATTCGCATTCAACAACGCTTCGCCATTCCCTTTGCCTGTATTGCCTTCGCCATCGTCGGCTCCGCTCTCGGCACAACCCCCCAACGCACCAGCGCTTCCCGAGGCTTTGGCATTAGCGTCCTCGTTATTTTTGGCTATTACCTATTAATGTCCGTCGGAGATGCCCTCGGTTTAAGTCATATCATCCCCCCCTGGTTTGCCGCCTGGCTCCCAACAATCGTCGCCATCACGGCCGGGCTACTCCTCCTAGCTCGTTCCTCCCGTCTTCGCTGA